In bacterium, the genomic stretch TATTTTTTTATAATTTCTCTCGGGTCTATGCCGTTTCCCAGGGACTTGGACATTTTCCTGCCGATAGAATCTCTCACTGTCCCGTGAACGTAAACATCGGTAAAAGGGAGCTTCCCGATAAATTTATACCCCGCCATCACCATTCTCGCCACCCAGAAAAATATTATTTCCGAAGCTGTAGAAAGCAACGTAGTAGGATAGAAATATCCCAATTCCTGTGTTCTTTTAGGCCATCCAAATACGGCAAACGGCCAGAGCCAGCTTGAAAACCACGTATCCAGCACGTCTTCATCCTGATGGATGTCGGTGCCTCCGCATTTAGGACATACTTTCGGCGTAAAAGCTTCTACAATTGGCGGACATCCGTTACTGCAATAAAACACGGGTATGGGATGTCCCCACGTTATTTGCCTTGAAATGCACCAATCCCTGACATTGTTCATCCAGTTTAAGTATACTCCCGTCCACCTGTCGGGATAAAATTTTATTTCTCCGGTTTCCACTGCTTTAATGGCAGGCGCGGCAAGTTCTCTCTGGTTTACAAACCATTGCTTCGAAAGCAACGGTTCTATTATTGATTTACATCGGTAACAACGCCCGATAGTATTTTCGTAAGGTTCCGTTTTTAATAATAAGTTTTCCGATTCCAGTTGTTCTAAAACTTTTTTGCGCGCTTCTTTCACGGTTAATCCGCGATACTTCCCGGCGTTTTCGTTAAGAATGCCGTAATTATCCATTATGCGAATCTTCTGCAGGTTGTGCCTTTCCGCGATTTCAAAGTCCATTGCATCGTGCGCGGGAGTGATTTTCACAACACCCGTTCCGAAGTTCGGGTCAACTGCATCATCCGAAACAACCTGTATTTCGCGGTTCATAATCGGCAGGACAAGTGTTTTGCCGATAAACTTTTTGTTTTTTTCGTCCGAAGGATTTACTGCGCAAGCAGTATCTCCAAGCATTGTTTCGGGTCTTGTCGTAGCCACGACAACGTATTCGTCTTCATTTTTTATTGGGTATTTTATATAATACAATGAACCTTTATTCGCTTCATTGTCAACCTCTTCATCGGATATTGCGGTTGCGCATTTAGGACACCAGTTAACGATATAATCGCCCTTGTAAATCAGCCCGTCTTTATATAATCTCACAAAAGCTTCCTGCACGGCAAGCTGAAAACCGGGGTCCATCGTATATCTTGTATGGTCCCAATCGCAGGAGCAACCTAATGATTTGAGTTGTTCAAGTATGATTGATTTTTTTTCTTCCGCCCAATTTGTGGCGTGTTTCAAAAACTCTTCCTTCCCGATATCGCTTTTGGATTTACCTTTCAGAACTTCCGCGATTACCATAACTTCGGTAGCGATACCTGCATGGTCAACACCGGGAATCCATTCCGCTTCGTATCCCTGCATTCTTTTAAAACGTACGAATATATCCTGGATTGTGTTATTTAAAGCCTGCCCGAGATGTAAAATATTAGTAACGTTCGGCGGCGGGATAACAACCGTAAACGGCTTACGTTCAAGGTTAGGAACGGCATTGAATAGTTTATTGTCTATCCAATACTTGTACCACTTTTTTTCTACGTTTTCCGCGTTATATATTTTATCTAATTCCATAATATTGTTTTAATAATCTAAATTATTAGGTAATTTAACCTATCTTATTTAATAGTCAATAAAATTAATATTCCTATAAAATTATGACTAAAGACTTATTGACAAATACTAAGAATGAAAGCATTAATAACAAATTATAACAAAAATAATAAAAAAACAGGGGGAATTATGAAAAGATTATTTATTCTATTTATAGGATTTATCGTACCTTTACAGATTTTTGGACAGGTATGGGTAGCGAGGTATGATGGTTCAGCGCATCAAGGAGATGGTGCATTTGCAATTGCAGTGGATGATAGTGGAAATGTGTATGTAGCCGGAGCGAGCGGGGATACTTTTGCTTACCCGGATTACTTGACAATAAAATATAACAGTGCGGGAGATACTGTATGGGTTAGGAAATATGATGGACCAGACAATGATGGCGATAATGCATATGCAATTGCAGTTGATAAAAATGGGAACGTATATGTGACGGGAAGGAGTGTTGGAATTGGGACTTATTATGATTATGCGACAATCAAATACAACAGTGCAGGAGATGTAGTATGGGTTAGAAGATATGATTGGGGAGGCGGAACGGGGGATAAAGACGATGAAGCAAGTGCAATAGCAGTGGATGACAGCGGAAATGTATACGTAACAGGACGTGCGAATGGTTATGTAACGATAAAGTATAACAGTTTTGGAGATAGTGTGTGGGTTAGTCACTATACTGGAACAGGGACTGGTGATACTCCTTTTGCACATGCTATAACAGTAGATAACAATGGAAATGTATATGTAACGGGAGAAAGTGGCTATACTGACTATGCAACAATAAAATATAACAGTTTCGGGGATACGGTATGGGTTAGAACTTATAGTGGAACAGGAAAGGGTTATAAAAACTTAAAAGAATATGGTCATACTAAAACAAAAGGACTTACATGGGGAGGGGGTGGCACAGGAATAGCAGTGGACATTAACGGAAATGTGTATGTAACAGGATGTATTACGACAGGAGTGTACCCCTATACTGATTATGCAACGATAAAATATAACAGTGTAGGAGATACAATCTGGACCCGAAGGTATTATGGTCCAGACAGTACTCGTAAAGACGAAGCAACTGCACTTGCAATAGATAATAATGGAAACGTTTATGTTACAGGGAAGAGTTATGCATCAGGAAATAATCCCGATTATGCAACAATAAAATACAACAATTCAGGGGATACTATGTGGGTTAGGAGATATAATGGTCCCGGTAACAGTTATGATTGGGCGAATTCAATTGCAGTGGATAACATCGGGAATACTTATGTAACAGGAAGAAGTTGTGACACCGGGACTTATTATCCTGACTATGTAACGATAAAATACAATAGTTCAGGAGGCGAAGAGTGGGTTCAGAGATATAATGGACCCGGGAATGATTTTGATAATGCATACTCAATCGCAGTAGATAACAAGGGATATGTATATGTAACGGGGGATAGTTATGGTTTTTCTTCTTCCGGAGATGACTGTACGACGATAAAATACTCGTGCGTAGGAGTGGAAGAATCAAATATGAAAAATCAAATATCAAATATTCAAATATTCCCGAATCCGTTTACACAGACTACAATTATAAAATTAGAAAATTCAAAATTGAAAGAGTCTAAAATACAGATATATGACATATGTGGACGATTGGTAAGAACAACGAATAATAATATTCTAGGAGAGGACTTAAAAAAAGGAGTTTATTTTGTGAAGATAAATGATAATAAAAAGTTGTTAAAAATAATAAAGATAGGAGGGGTAAAATGAGGAAGGTATTAATGTTTGTGAGTTTAGTTGTTTCAATGGTTTGTATAACGAATAGACAGATAAGTGTTGAAGAATAATGTCTTTTATCATAAAATCACATCATACTGAACAAAAACCACAGATTTTGTTCAGTATGATTATTTTAATACTTAAAATTCACTATATTGTCAAGCTTATAGTTGAAAATATTTTAACAATAAAGAGAGGTTGAATTATATTCTACGGGGGAAATCATCGTCAGGAAATGCTTCCCGCAGGAAGAAAATAATTAAGGGCAAACCTGCCTCGCCAAAAACAAATGGCAATTCTTTCGAATTGCCATTACTGTTTAAATCTTAGAAGAACATTAAAAAACGAATTACTTCTCGTATCCTTCAACCGGGCTGCATAAAGAAGTTCTTGTCGAAGCTGCCGGCGTGAATTTCAGGACAAACTCCAATGCTTCAGCTTCGTTTGGAGCTTCATATACGACTACGAAATCGTGTGCTCCCAATAATTTTAGAAATTCTTTTATTTTTATATTATCCGGTGCCTTGGTTTTTTTAGTCAGATAAAATAAATCTTCCGACTTTCCCGGTATTACATCAAAGGTAGTCATAAAAAGCATTTTTCCCCCTTTTAGTTCAACTCTCTTCTTTCTCTGTGCCCTCTCTTTTTCTTATCTCCATTTTCTTATCTGTTATTTTTTCAACCCTCAATTTTCTGTTCTCCGTGGACGGAGTTTACCCCGCCTTGGCGGGGTGGTTGATCTTTCTCTATTCTGTTTTCTATTTCTCGTATCCTTCAACCGGACTCGACAAAGAAGTCCTGGTAGAAGCTGCCGTTGTGAATTTCAAAACAAATTCTAATGCTTCGGATTCATTCGGAGCTTCATATATAACTACAAAATCATGCGCTCCAAGTAATTTAAGAAACTGTTTTATCTTTATGTTTTCCGGCGCTTTTACTTTTTTCGTAAGATAAAGCAAATCTTCTATCTTCCCCGGTATCACATCCATCGTGGTCATAAAAAGCATTCTTCCCCCTTTTTTATTTGTTTAATTCTTTCCTTTAATTAAAAGAATTGCAATAGAACTCATATTTTAACTAAAAATATTGTATTTTCAAAAAATGTCAACTTTTTACTGGAGTTTTCCTTTTTTTATCAGACGGAGTGTCTGTACGCCTCAGGCGAATTACCCAAACTTTTATATATGCAATACCTCCCGCAAGGGCAAACCTTTACCCGTCCTAAGAAACCTCTTAGTAAAACCCTTTAAGCTGATTCCTTTTAAGTAAGTTCCGGAGATTCAGATAAAAGTAATACTTTGATGAAGTTATCATTATCTATTTTAGTCGATTTTCTCTCGAAAAACATTATACCATTTAATATGGGAAAACATATCATACGAAACACGCTATAAGTTTAAAACTGTTGACAATAGATTATAAAGGCAATATGAATTAAAAATAAAGAAAACAATATGAACAAACGGGAAGAATCCTTATTTGTAGCAATTAAAACCGGTGATTTAGAAAAAGTAAAAGAAGCAATTAAATTTTCACTTTTATCCAGCAACGCAGATGTTAATATAAAAGACAGGTACGGATATACCCCACTAATTTGGGCATTGGAAAAAGGCTACAAAGAAATTACAGAATTACTTATTGCTAAGGGCGCGGATGTTAATGTGAAAGACATCCAAGGCGATACCCCGCTAAACTTTGCATTGCGGTACGGCTATGAAGAAATCGCAGAATTGCTTATCGCCAAAGGCGCAGATGTTAACGCAAAAGAAAGTATATGGGGAAATACCCCGCTAACCCAAGCATTGGAAAAAGGCTACAAAGAAATCGCAGAATTGCTTATCACTGAAGGTGCAGATGTTAATGTAAAAGACAGATACGGCGATACCCCGCTAATCCAGGCATTAGAAAACGGCTACAAAGAAATCTCAGAATTGCTTATCGCTGAAGGTGCGGATGTTAATGCAAAAAATAATAACGGTGTTACTCCGCTAATCCAGGCATTGGAAAAAGACTACAAAGAAATCGTAGAAATACTTGTCACTAAGGACGCGGATGTTAATGTGAAAGACAAATACGGCAATAACCCGCTAATCTGGGTATTGGAAAAAGGCTACAAAAAAATCGTAGAATTGTTTGTCACTAAGGGCGCGGATGTTAACGCTAAAGACAGATACGGGTATACCGTCCTAATCCGAGCATCAGAAAAGGGGTACAAAGAAATCGTAGAATTACTTATCGCTAAGGGTGCGAATGTTAATGCAAAAAACAATAACGGCGTTACCCCACTAATCCAGGCATCAGAAAAGGGGTACAAAGAAATCGTAGAAATACTTATCGCTAAGGGTGCGGATATTAATGCGGAAACCAAATATTACAATACCGCACTAGTCTGGGCGCTGGGAAACGGTTACAAAGAAATTGCAGAATTGCTTGTCGCTAAGGGTGCGGATGTTAATGTAAAAAATAATAACGGTGTCACTCCGCTAATCCGGGCATCGGAAAAGGGTTACAAAGAAATCGTAGAATTGCTTGTCGCTAAGGGTGCGGATGTTAATGTAAAAGACAGGTACGGCAATACCCCGCTAATCTGGGCATTGGAAAAAGACTACAAAGAAATCGCAGGATTGCTTATCGCTAAAGGGGCACATAGGAACTTATAACCCCAAACACAAATCATCCGGAAAACCTGTATCAAAAAAATCTGTTCCCGTAATCCCCTACTTCCCCTCTTCTCCTCGCACGAAACTCAATATATACCTTACAGAACAGTAAACCACCAACAAACTGCCAACCCAATAAATCCCTATCCAAATAGGATTAACCCCCATAAACATTAACCTGTTCCACCACGTGAATACCGTATTCGAAGCATAAAGAGACTCATTAGATATCTCCGGGGGCGTATATTGGGCGCTTTCAAAAGTATGCAATGTTCCTAAAAATAAATTCCATAAATTTATAAATAAAATCTTTACGGTATCCCATAATTGCGGATACCTGTAATAAAATACATACTCCATATCCTTATCCCAGAAGTAGCGGATTCTCCCGTGCCAGTTAACCAATGTCCCCGCAAATTGAATAAGCAAACTGTAAGCAGCTAAACTATAAATAAAAAATCTTTTACTTGGCGAAAATTTGGGTTTTAACCAATATCCTAAAGGCAGAATCAATAATGGAGTAATTTCGAGCGTATATCTTGGTCCCCAACTAAAAAAATCAGACCACAATAAAGTGCTTCCGAAAAGATAAAAAGCCACAACAGATACTATTAATATGCACTCTTTTTTCTTTTCTCTAAAAAATTGATTCCAACCCAATATCGATAATATTAAAATTGGTGAATATAAAAATATGTTCTTATTCTTATTAAAAACTGTTTTTTGCACTCCTATCGCAATAGAGTCGATATAGTAATACCCTTTATTTAATACTGCTTTTGCACTTGGACTTATGAAAAAACCACCGGTCCTTATCCAATTATACCATCCCCAAAGAAAAAAGAAAGGAGCTACTCCTATTAAAAAAACAAATATTATCTTGGGATTTTTTTCTTTTAAAGCAGTCCCAAAAATAAAAACAGACACAAAGAAAAGAAAAACATACGAGAGGTCTCTTGTGTTGATTGTCAACCCTGCAAAAATTCCACAAAAAACTAAATGCCATAATCTCTGTTTTCTTAAAAATTCAAATAAAAAATATAATGAGCTCACTATAAACAGCATATTTAAATTCCCTTCGTAATTCGTAGAAGAATAGGGAAAAATAATTGTAAAAAAAGCTGAACATAATGTAGTGTAAAAAGATACTTTAAGCGACATTCCAAGGGAACAAAGCAGTGAAAAGAAAACCACACATGCTAATGCATTAACGACAACGCCGGTTAATGCTCCCCAAAAAGATGTAACCTGTTTAACGCCCCCATCCTTATGTATTACTTTACTTACAATCGGTTCACACATAGCAATAGGCGTCATCAGAAAAACATTTGTAATCCCATGCCAATCATACCAATCTCCGTTTTTCCCCTGGACTAATAAAGTATCATTTGTCTCTTTAGCCAGAGACGGAGAATGTCGTTGAACTAAATTCCGGGATATTTCCAACTGAAAATCCGCTTCAACCCACGGCAGCCCCTTCGCAAACAGCAAATATATCGTTGCTATTAGAAAGAAAAGAGAAGTTTTAAATTTCAATAAACTATTACACGGAGTTGTCATTTTCTTCTGCTCCCACTTGTTAACTTTTTTCTATAACCAAACAGTAAACTATAATTTTATTAAAAATTTTTGTCAACCTTAATAAGAAAACAGGAAGAAAATATTGACAGACTGCTATTCTTTAGTAATTTATTAAAACATAGGATATGCTCAGACTACTGACAATAAGTTGTAAAACAAAACAAGGATAAAAACTGAAAAAAATTAGAATTTTAATAGGTAGCGATACGGCATTTACGCTACAAGCGCCCGAAATAAAATATACTTTTCAAACACTGCTTGCCATCGCCGGATTCCCATGGGAATTTGTGAAAGAAGAGAATTCAAACAATGAGGTTGATGTTTATTATGGACACGATAAAAATGTAAATTGCAAGCTTCATATTATACCGTTATGCTTAAACTCTATTATGATAGATACGCCTATTAAGATAATTTACGATAAAGAAATCCCATTCCTTTTTTTTGACGAAATTAGCTTAAAAAATAAAGTCTATCATTTGGATAATGATAAAACGCTTTTGGCAAACGATATAATTTTTTCTTCTTTCTATTTGCTGACAGGCTGGAATGAAAAATTTATAAATAGAGATAAAAAAGACAGGCACAATATTCAACAATCGTTTCTCTATCAAAATAACCTGCTGCACACGCCAATCGTAAATAAATATGCAGACATATTGTTAAATGTTTTCAGTAAAAGTCATCGGCCTCTTCCATCCTGGCCTTACGGTAAAAAATACGCAGTTGCTTTGTCCCACGATATTGATTACCCGGTGATGATAAAATGGATAGAAGCAATAAGATATTGCACAAAAAATAAACCGAATATTAACCCTGTTAAAATATTCGATATATTGTTCGGAAAAGAAACTTTCTGGAACTTTGAAAAATGTATGAAGTTAGAAACCACCTACTGTTTAAAATCTGCTTTTTACTTTTGCGGATATAAAGGGAACTTATTACGCTATTTATTATACGCACCGGACCCGTTTTATGATGTCTCCGGGAAAAAGTTTTCTCAAGTGTTTGAAACCCTGAAAAATCATGGCTTTGAAATAGGAATGCATGCAAGTTATCTTGCATACAAATCTGTGAATTCTTTCAAAGCCGAAAAACAAAAAATAGAATCCGTCCTGGGCAAAAACATTACAGGCAATCGTCATCACTACTGGCACTGGAACCAGGATGATGCAGCACAGACATCGGCAATTCACAATGAAATAGGACTGGTATACGATTCCAGCATTTGTTTCGAAAAACACAGCGGGTTCCGTTACGGCATAAGCAGCCCTTTTCATTTGTACGATTCAAATACCTCTTCCCGGGTTGATACTTTACAATTGCCACCGAGTTTGATGGATGCTCAATTATTTGATTTTAGAAAAGAATCGAAATTTACAAAATATGAAGATATGATAGATTCGCTTATAAATAATGCCAGGTCTTCAAGCGGAGTTTTTGTTGTTGACTTTCATCCAAGGACACTGAATAATACGCTTTTCCCTGAATGGGGAGATAGTTACAAGTATTTGCTAAATGCAGTCTGCAAAAATGATGATTTCTTTTGCGATACCCCCGGGGGAATAGCCAATTACTGGCTGGAAAGAGAAAAAAAATTGTTAGAGGCGTCACGATGAACATTGTCGTTTTGACAAATAAAAATAGCAATTTTGGTAAAAAAGTATTGAACAGATTTATCCTTGACGACCTCCAAGCTAATGCCGTAGTCGTAATTAAACAACCGCCAAACTATAACTGGAAATTATTTAACTCTGTAAAAAAACGAGTCGGCATTTGGGATGCTTTATGCTTTTCCATAGAAAAAATGTTTCAGGGAGAAAAATACACAAGAGATGAAAAACCAATAACAACCGACTATTCTAAATTAGCACAACAGGTATTTTTTACTCACGGGACAAATACTCTACAAACAATAAATATCCTTAAGATGCTGAACCCTGATATTTTAATCCTCGGGCAAACCGGAATAGTTAAAAAGGAAATCCTTGAAATACCAAAACTTGGGACATTGAATGCACATCCTGGAATTCTACCGTTTTATCGCGGTATAGATTGCTGGAAATGGGCTGTTTATAACAACGAGTTTGATAAAATAGGATGTAGTGTCCATTGGGTAGATACAGGTGTTGATACGGGAAGTATAATTGCCGTAAAAAGAAACGATATTGCCAGCCAAGATTTTGCTTGTATTGAAAATATGCTTTACGATAACTGCATTTTATTGCTTTCCAATGTGTTACAAAGATTAAAAACTTCTTATATTGAAGGGACTAAACAAGAAAAAGAAACCGGCAAACAATACTATAAAATGTCTAAAAAATTAGAAAAAACAGTTAAAGATAAATTAAAAAACATTGCAGTAAAAACTGACCGTAAAAAAATATAATTGTTATGAAACTGTCCGTTATTACACCTAAAGACAAAGGAGTATTAAAAAATCATATTGATTTAAGCATATCTATCGTTCATCATAAGAATAAAGAATTTTTAGAAAAATGTCTCGACTCTATATTTAAGGAAACTAAAAACGTAACCCTTGAAATATTTGTAATAGATAATTGTTCAAATGATAAAATACCGGAATTGATTAAAAAAAAATACCCCGGAATTACTTTAATCAGGAACAATAAGACAGAAGGATTTGCAAGCAATCATAACAAAGCATTAAAACTGGCAAACGGACGGTATTTGCTTATCCTGAATAACGATACTATTATTTTAGATTCTGCCTTTGATAAAATGGTACAATTTATGGATACAAACTTAACCATAGGAGCGCTTGGATGTAAAATGTATTTGACAGAAAAAATGGATTCCGCATCTCCGCCATCCTCAAAATACTCTTTTACTCCTCTTAGAGAATTCTGGGACAGTTTAGTAGGACATTCCGGGATACAAAAAATATTCCACAATTCCCCTCTAATTTACAAACCCGGGTGCAGTACCGCAGGTCCGAAAGCAGTTGACACGGAAAACGAAGTGGCACATATAAGCGGGGCATGTATGATGGTACGCAAAGAAGTAGCAACACAAGTAGGCTTAATGGACGAAAACTATATGATGTTTCTTGAAGAAACGGATTGGTGTTATCGAATAAAAAAACAGGGTTGGAAAATGTACTATTATCCGAAAGCTTATATAATCCATTACGGCTCAAAATCATTAGGGTACTTTGAAAATACCAGAAAAAAACTACACGAGGAAAGCCTTGCTTATTTTTTCAAAAAACATTATGGTATCGGTGGATTTCTTTTATTCAAAATGTTAAGAATTGTCCTGTTTCCCCTGATGTCCATACATAAATTATACTTAAAAATAACATACCCTCAAAAATAAGACTTATGAAAATCTTACTGGCCGGAAATTTCCCTTGCGACGAAAAACTTGGTTCGCCCAAAATACTCATTAAACTCGGGAAAGAATTAGAAAAAAGGGGACACTTTGTTAAGTATATATTTAGCGAAGACTTAAAAACCGCCTTGCCGACAAAACATTTACGATACTTTAATTCTCCTCTTGCCGTATTTTTTGCAGTCAGAAAATATTATAAATTATACAAGGGTTTTGATATTGTCCAGATTGCTTCGGGAGACGGTTTTATATGGGGGCTTTATAAAAGAGTTCTAAAACTGAATAACAAATATATTTGTTTATCCATAGGACTTGAACACCTGGATGAAAAAGTCAGGAAAGAAAATGAAAAACTCGGATTGCTGAAATTATCTTTAATACATAAAATAGGATTTAACGTAAGGCTTAGAAGCGTAGAATTATCAATGAAATTAAGCGATATGGTAATATGTTTAAACAGCGTTGATAAAGATTTTATCGTTCAGCATTGTTCCATAAAAACAGAAAAAATAAAAGTAATACCTGCCGGAGTGTCTATAAAGTTTTTTCTAAAACAAAAAAAATCCTATCCCGGCAAAAATTCGTTATTGTATGTCGGGACGTGGATTCCAAGAAAAGGAGTAAAATACCTTGCAGATGCATATTCGATACTTGCAAATAAAATTGATAACCTGAGTTTGACTATAGTGGGAGGAGTAGAAACGGAAGAAACAATTAAATCCGAATTTTCACAAAACGTAAGAAATAAAGTTCAGGTAATTCCGTTAGTTCCTGAAGAAGAGTTGGTTAATATATACGGGAATTATACTATTTTTGTTTTCCCTACTCTTTGCGAAGGGTTCGGTATGGTATTTTTGGAAGCTATGGCATCAGGACTCGCAGTAATCACAACAAACGCAGGAGGAGCAATAGATATAATAGAAAATAATATAGACGGGATTATCGTCCATGAAAGGGATAGTAAAGCTATTGTTTCTGCAGTTGAAAAACTCACATATGATAACAATCTACTATCGGAAATTGGCACAAGAGCAAGAGAAAAAGCCAAGAATTTTGTATGGGAAAATATGGCAGAAAAAATAATCAAGATATACGAAAAATAACCTTGTGACAAACCAAGAAGAATTACTAAGTTAAAGTTGACAAAAAAACCGGTGAAATTATATTCATTAAAAACTCTTAGAGGTTAAGAATTATTATATATGATAATATTTATTATTCCGGCATACAATGAAGAAAAAAACATTCCTACTTTATTAAAAGAGATAGAATGTTTTGCTAAAAATTATAGTTGCCGGACAATTATTGTTAATGACGGGAGCTCAGACAAAACGGAAGAAATAGCAACATCTTTCAAAAATAAACTTCCGGTAGAAGTTCTTACTCATTCTACGAATAAAGGTCCCGGGGAAGCTTTTAAAACAGGTTTTTCTTATGTTTTAAAAGA encodes the following:
- a CDS encoding valine--tRNA ligase codes for the protein MELDKIYNAENVEKKWYKYWIDNKLFNAVPNLERKPFTVVIPPPNVTNILHLGQALNNTIQDIFVRFKRMQGYEAEWIPGVDHAGIATEVMVIAEVLKGKSKSDIGKEEFLKHATNWAEEKKSIILEQLKSLGCSCDWDHTRYTMDPGFQLAVQEAFVRLYKDGLIYKGDYIVNWCPKCATAISDEEVDNEANKGSLYYIKYPIKNEDEYVVVATTRPETMLGDTACAVNPSDEKNKKFIGKTLVLPIMNREIQVVSDDAVDPNFGTGVVKITPAHDAMDFEIAERHNLQKIRIMDNYGILNENAGKYRGLTVKEARKKVLEQLESENLLLKTEPYENTIGRCYRCKSIIEPLLSKQWFVNQRELAAPAIKAVETGEIKFYPDRWTGVYLNWMNNVRDWCISRQITWGHPIPVFYCSNGCPPIVEAFTPKVCPKCGGTDIHQDEDVLDTWFSSWLWPFAVFGWPKRTQELGYFYPTTLLSTASEIIFFWVARMVMAGYKFIGKLPFTDVYVHGTVRDSIGRKMSKSLGNGIDPREIIKKYGTDALRFSLITAAGEGQDPHIQENTFLTGRDFANKIWNAYRLISSIPDNPEGFEEEAVDKWIMTRLSTLIQDVTRMLSKYKLQEPGMRIYDFFWHDFCDWYLEIAKLRRKKGVAEKVMSNFLQLLHPFMPFITEEIWKNLEPKEVSIMTSSWPCVKAKWCNALAEEEFELIKNIITVTRMIRAELHISQTQALDINIKCENKDKVAIENNAEYIKTLAKVNNIIFTDSLPKGVIRQLKGVGLSIPIEGLVDVKEELSKANAELEKLNPIIKANENKLNSPAFCSKANPDVVSKTRETTEVLKKKVESIKEAIELLSGKA
- a CDS encoding SBBP repeat-containing protein, which codes for MKRLFILFIGFIVPLQIFGQVWVARYDGSAHQGDGAFAIAVDDSGNVYVAGASGDTFAYPDYLTIKYNSAGDTVWVRKYDGPDNDGDNAYAIAVDKNGNVYVTGRSVGIGTYYDYATIKYNSAGDVVWVRRYDWGGGTGDKDDEASAIAVDDSGNVYVTGRANGYVTIKYNSFGDSVWVSHYTGTGTGDTPFAHAITVDNNGNVYVTGESGYTDYATIKYNSFGDTVWVRTYSGTGKGYKNLKEYGHTKTKGLTWGGGGTGIAVDINGNVYVTGCITTGVYPYTDYATIKYNSVGDTIWTRRYYGPDSTRKDEATALAIDNNGNVYVTGKSYASGNNPDYATIKYNNSGDTMWVRRYNGPGNSYDWANSIAVDNIGNTYVTGRSCDTGTYYPDYVTIKYNSSGGEEWVQRYNGPGNDFDNAYSIAVDNKGYVYVTGDSYGFSSSGDDCTTIKYSCVGVEESNMKNQISNIQIFPNPFTQTTIIKLENSKLKESKIQIYDICGRLVRTTNNNILGEDLKKGVYFVKINDNKKLLKIIKIGGVK
- a CDS encoding ankyrin repeat domain-containing protein; amino-acid sequence: MNKREESLFVAIKTGDLEKVKEAIKFSLLSSNADVNIKDRYGYTPLIWALEKGYKEITELLIAKGADVNVKDIQGDTPLNFALRYGYEEIAELLIAKGADVNAKESIWGNTPLTQALEKGYKEIAELLITEGADVNVKDRYGDTPLIQALENGYKEISELLIAEGADVNAKNNNGVTPLIQALEKDYKEIVEILVTKDADVNVKDKYGNNPLIWVLEKGYKKIVELFVTKGADVNAKDRYGYTVLIRASEKGYKEIVELLIAKGANVNAKNNNGVTPLIQASEKGYKEIVEILIAKGADINAETKYYNTALVWALGNGYKEIAELLVAKGADVNVKNNNGVTPLIRASEKGYKEIVELLVAKGADVNVKDRYGNTPLIWALEKDYKEIAGLLIAKGAHRNL
- a CDS encoding glycosyltransferase family 39 protein; translated protein: MTTPCNSLLKFKTSLFFLIATIYLLFAKGLPWVEADFQLEISRNLVQRHSPSLAKETNDTLLVQGKNGDWYDWHGITNVFLMTPIAMCEPIVSKVIHKDGGVKQVTSFWGALTGVVVNALACVVFFSLLCSLGMSLKVSFYTTLCSAFFTIIFPYSSTNYEGNLNMLFIVSSLYFLFEFLRKQRLWHLVFCGIFAGLTINTRDLSYVFLFFVSVFIFGTALKEKNPKIIFVFLIGVAPFFFLWGWYNWIRTGGFFISPSAKAVLNKGYYYIDSIAIGVQKTVFNKNKNIFLYSPILILSILGWNQFFREKKKECILIVSVVAFYLFGSTLLWSDFFSWGPRYTLEITPLLILPLGYWLKPKFSPSKRFFIYSLAAYSLLIQFAGTLVNWHGRIRYFWDKDMEYVFYYRYPQLWDTVKILFINLWNLFLGTLHTFESAQYTPPEISNESLYASNTVFTWWNRLMFMGVNPIWIGIYWVGSLLVVYCSVRYILSFVRGEEGK
- a CDS encoding formyltransferase family protein: MNIVVLTNKNSNFGKKVLNRFILDDLQANAVVVIKQPPNYNWKLFNSVKKRVGIWDALCFSIEKMFQGEKYTRDEKPITTDYSKLAQQVFFTHGTNTLQTINILKMLNPDILILGQTGIVKKEILEIPKLGTLNAHPGILPFYRGIDCWKWAVYNNEFDKIGCSVHWVDTGVDTGSIIAVKRNDIASQDFACIENMLYDNCILLLSNVLQRLKTSYIEGTKQEKETGKQYYKMSKKLEKTVKDKLKNIAVKTDRKKI
- a CDS encoding glycosyltransferase family 2 protein; protein product: MKLSVITPKDKGVLKNHIDLSISIVHHKNKEFLEKCLDSIFKETKNVTLEIFVIDNCSNDKIPELIKKKYPGITLIRNNKTEGFASNHNKALKLANGRYLLILNNDTIILDSAFDKMVQFMDTNLTIGALGCKMYLTEKMDSASPPSSKYSFTPLREFWDSLVGHSGIQKIFHNSPLIYKPGCSTAGPKAVDTENEVAHISGACMMVRKEVATQVGLMDENYMMFLEETDWCYRIKKQGWKMYYYPKAYIIHYGSKSLGYFENTRKKLHEESLAYFFKKHYGIGGFLLFKMLRIVLFPLMSIHKLYLKITYPQK